The Cucurbita pepo subsp. pepo cultivar mu-cu-16 chromosome LG15, ASM280686v2, whole genome shotgun sequence genome contains the following window.
AAGGGCCTTCGAACAAGTTGTATGGATTGGTCCAATGCACAAGAGACCTGTCTGGCGCCGCTTGCAAGAAGTGCCTTAGTGACGCTGTTGCTGAGCTTCCCAATTGCTGTGATGCTAAGATTGGTGGAAGAGTGATTGGTGGGAGCTGTAACTTCAGATATGAAATTTACCCCATCGTTGATGAccagaaataaatttaaaatatctcctaagctaaataatttaatatatggaATAAAAACTCATGATTTAAGGTCACATGCTTCTCTATCTCTATGTGGATTTGTTGGAATGCGTTTAAGTCACGATCCTAATAAAATAGAGTTATCAAGTCGATTAATTTCTCTATGATGGGTACGTGCATTTTGAAATCTCTCTATTTTATCACTTCCATACATGTGGACAAGAGAGATTACAATACTTGGTTGGGGAGGTTCGATGACTACTTAATCTCCATATAGTACATCTTGAAGTCATTCATATCTGACAGGCTTAGACATGACTTCACTTAATGATCatgcaaacaaaaaatacaatagaaaaaaacaaataaagacTTCGACATTGTATAGACATGCAGCTACGAGCAACAGACTTTAGATAAGCATAACTGTGATACTATAGAGCGCATGAGATTCCATTCAAAAAGTTGTTCTCTATCGTTGGTATATAAGTGAGAgacaatatatttatattacgaggttttttgaaaaatccaaaaagtaaaatctatattaaaagaaaaatattaaattaacaatttttttaatcattataaaaattaatgggtagtgatatttttcaatttccttcTAGAAGGTTGACTCCACGTTCTCTTAGATTGATTGGAATCAGAACATGTGGCCAGAGTATCATCTTGAAgtagcaaaataataataataataataataataataaataaaagttaggTTTTATTTTcgaaaattaaacattttaattaaagataaaagttttaacatttatgattttaagctactagaaatattataatctaattaacgatacaaaaatattcatcaaaattatgaCTAATCAAAGTCAACAATTTCGACACCATTTTTGACCAAATACAACATTCGTTGACCaaatagttttattatttcatatatttatatatttagttgACCAAATAATGAATCTTTCACTACTTTCAATTTGGACTGCGGtaatccaatttttcttttcatattaaaaagaaaataaatattatatataatggaTAATAGCTCAAACCTCTCAAACCATGAAGCAATCAACACCAACCATCTTTCTCGCCCTCTTTCTCGTTCTTCCCTTAGCCTTTGGCGATGACATCGTCACTGACAGTGCATTTCTCTTCCATATATGCTCAAGCTTCGACAATTACACAGCCCACACCCCCTATGCTTCTAACTTAAACCAAGCCTTGGATCAATTGGCCTCCAACGCCCCTCCCTCCGGCTTCGGCCTCAGCTCCGTTGGCAAGGGCGATTTACAAAACCAAGTCAACGGGTTGGCTCTATGTCGTGGCGATGTCTCGTCCGCCGATTGTACGAATTGCATCGCCACGGCGAGCCAAGAGATTCGTGAACGATGCCCTTATAGAAAAGGAGCTGCCATTTGGTATGATTTTTGTGGGTTGAAATATTCTAACACTAAATTCTTTGGGAAGATAGATAATAGGAACACGTTTTATATGTGGAATCTAGAAGAAAGAGATGATCCGGCGCCGTTTAATGAACAAGTCAAGAGATTGTTGACTAGTTTGTCTGAAAAAGTTGAAGCTACCAAGAATTTGTATGTGATTGGCGATGTGGAGATAAAGCCATCGGAGAAGTTGTATGGATTGGTTCAATGCACTAGAGACCTACCGAGTGGTGGTTGTAAGAAGTGTCTTGACATTGCCATTGGTGAGCTTCCAAGTTGTTGTGATGCTAAAATTGGTGGAAGAGTGGTTGGTGGAAGCTGTAATTTTAGATATGAACTTTACCCAATTGTTGATGCCCAAAAATAAGTTAAAGAGTTCATTACAAACTTGATGTTAAAGATAATGTATCGCtctatatgatatatatgatagTGTTATATGCAATATTTTCGATTGAGAACTATaagatttatagtatattaaGACAAAACTTAATTGTGGGTGTAAATCGTATTTGTAAGAGTCTCACTCAATTGATGCGattgaattgattttatcGGATTTGAAGATGATCTTAGTCGTTGTGgatgatgatgttgatgataCAAACTGTGAGACTTCACGTTGGTTGGATTGAGAAACAAAGCAtactttataagagtgtgggaAACCTCTCTgtaatagacatgttttaaatctttgagGGTAAGCCCTCGAAGGGAAAGTtccaaaaagacaatatttgctagcggtgggcttaagaTGTCatagatggtatcagagccaggtttctGATAGTGGGCCAACGAAGATGCTGGGCtatcttataagggtgtggaaatctttacataacagacgtgttttaaaccCTTGAGTATGGACTACCTTgggagggtgtggaaacctcttcctaacaaacgcattttaaaaccttgagcgaaggaagcccttgaagggaaatcccaaagaggacaatataggCTAGTCGTGGGCTTGGGTAACCTTGAGCCAAGAAGCCTTCAGCGGAAAGTCCATTGAAGGGAaatctcaaagaggacaatacaGGCTAGTCGTGGGCTTGGGTAACCTTGAGCCAAGAAGCCTTCAGCGGAAAGTCCATTGAAGGGAaatctcaaagaggacaatacaGGCTAGTCGTGGGCTTGGGTAACCTTGAGCCAAGAAGCCTTCAGCGGAAAGTCCATTGAAGGGAaatctcaaagaggacaatacaGGCTAGTCGTGGGCTTGGGTAACCTTGAGCCAAGAAGCCTTCAacagaaagtccaaagaagacaatatctgttagtcgtggacttgaactgtttcacaaacataaaattagTGATTGCATATAAAATAGAGACGGGTTCTAACCAACATCAACTATTGAGTTGATGAGGTTGCTATCAAAATATAGACATTTGATCATGGACTGATATGATATGAGGATGGCATAGTTAAATTGATGAAGATCCAACGACATTCtagtaatattttttcatataaatttaaatttgaagtatGAACTTTCCGATCGAAGGTACCATGTTTTAAGTAATTAGGTTAAACTTGATTgcataaaatatatagttagaaagaaaaatctttaTTAACATTATTACAACTTGATAATATGGGGTAATTAATATCCAATTGtactaaaattatattcattaatgaaagTGCAATTCATCTAAGTCTCCATTAAATTTCTCCATCCACTTATAATCCAATATTCATTGTGCTCCATATCCATCTTTAATAAATTCAGTGAAAAAGTCATATACGTAAATATAGTGCACACCATACTAAAtccattcaaaattattatattaattaagcTAATTAAGTGTATCATCCATTAATCCATatacatattatttatttaatatactaAATTCTCCTTaatcatatacatatatgttaGTGCAATCAAAGTGGGGCTTATCCATATATCATTACGCTACATTCTTAAATTAGTGGaccaatatttatatatatatatagtacaCATGATAGAGGAAGAATTAAGAGTTTTACGGAGATATGGTAAtttgatgtcccacgttggtgtggaaacctttccctagcagacgcgttttaaagccttgaggggaagcccgaaaggaaaaccccaaagaaaacaatatcttctagcggtggatctgggtcgttacaaatggtactagagccagacattggacgatgtgccagccttctcgctgttttctaaaggagggtagacacgaggcggtgtgccagtaaggacgctgggtcccaaaggggggtggatttgggggatATGTCAAACTTCTCGATGTTCCctaaagggggtagacacgaggcggtgtgccagtaagaacgctaggccccaaaggggggtggatttgggggcagtcccacgtcgattggaggaaggaaagagtgtcagcgaggacgatgggccctgaaggggggtgaattgtgatgttagacgcgttttaaagtcttgagggaaagcccgaaaggaaaagtccaaagaggacaatatctgcttgcagtggatctgagtcgttacaGGTAAATTTGTGAACAACATCTTGTGGATTTGAGATTTTAGCACGTTTGCTtcttttcaagattttaaaatgtgtctactgtGAAGAGGGTTGTGTCTAGACCCTCTTCTGATCAATTTATAATAGCCCAAATATTGTCTTGTATCGTTTAGTGAtgggctcttataccatttgtaacagctcaaacccaccgttagtagatattgttcattttgtcccgtattgccgtcagcctcacggttttaaaatgcatctactaggagGAGACTTTCATACGtttgtttcgttctcctctccaatcgacatgAAATCTAACTATTTATTTAGGTCATTACGGATTAGCATGGAATAAACAACGTCTTAAAATCTAATTCTTTTGAAAAGGTAGTAAcactttttcaatttattactAAGCCTATAATATAATCCAAacctataattattttttaaggatTAATATCTCCTATGACAACTCCCCCTCTATTtatatcaaatttcaaaacataataatcatcCATTTCAAAGCATGAGCGGATCAAAGCCATATCTTCCTATTCTCCTCCTATTTCTTGCCACCATAGGCAATACCATAACCACAACCAATGGCGGATATCTCTACCATACATGTTCAAGCTCCGACAACTACACAATCAATAGTCTCTATGCTTCCAACTTAAAACAAGCTCTCGATAGATTGACCAATAGTGCTCCACCCTCTGGCTTCGGCCTTAGCTCAACTGGAGGCAAAGATTTAACAAACCAAGTCAATGGCTTGGCTCTATGTCGGGGGGACGCCTCGCCCGCCGATTGCAAGAACTGTGTTGCGACGGCCGGACAAGACATCCAACAGCGATGTCCTTATAAGAGAGGGGCGGCCATATGGTATGATTCATGCCTTTTGAAATACTCCAATGCCAAATTCTTTGGGAAGAATCAAAATGGGGGATTTAGATTCTACTTGAGGAATGTCAGAGATGCGGATGATCCGACGTCGTTTGGGGAACAAGTTAAGAACTTGCTCAGTGGGTTGTCTGAAAAGGTTAAGACGTCGAGGAATTTGTATGCGATTGGAGAGTTGGAGATTGGGGGGTCCAAGAAGGTGTATGGGTTGGTTCAGTGTACGAGAGATCTGTGGACTGCGGATTGCAAGAAGTGCCTTGATGATGCCATTGCTGAACTGCCTTATTGCTGTGCTAATGGAGCTAAAGTTGGTGGAAGAGTGGTCGGTGGGAGCTGCAACTTTAGATATGAAACTTACCCCTTCTTTACTGCCTAAAACTGGAACAACTTGTAATTTCTGAGCTATGTTTTCGTCAATCACTCCATATTCTACATGTTTATGTATGGCTCAACATATCGAACATAAGGGCTGAGTTCATAATTTCATCATGATAttgatgaaatattaatcaaaGTATTGAGTTAACTTATAAGTACCATCTTTCAAGTGTgtgtttatttagtttataaattttcaaaagaagcttttagttttgtttaaatatacTCCACTACTCAGTGATAATATAACGATCtagacccaccgctagcagatatcatcctttttgggctttcccttacaGGCTTCCCttcttcccctcaaggctttaaaacgcgtctactagaggaaggttttcacacccttataaagggtgttttgttctcctgtccaactaatgtgggccCGAaacggggtggattgtgatgtctcacattggttggggaagagaacaaaacatcctttacaagggtgtggagatCTTCCCCTActaaatgcgttttaaagccttgaggggaagaccgaaagagaaaacctaaagggaacaatatctactagcggtggatctgagtcgttataaatggtatcaaagctagacattggatgatgtgtcagccttctcgctgttccccgaagggggtagacacgaagcggtgtgctagtaaagacgctgggcccaaagagggtggatttggtggcggtcccacatcaattggagaaaggaacgagtaccAAGTATGCTGGGCTccgagggggtggattgtggatCGTCCTCCAATCACTCAAGTGTCCAACCTAATCAAGAACCCGCAGAAGCCGACCGGATTTCGGTGACCGGACACC
Protein-coding sequences here:
- the LOC111811791 gene encoding cysteine-rich repeat secretory protein 38-like, translated to MKQSTPTIFLALFLVLPLAFGDDIVTDSAFLFHICSSFDNYTAHTPYASNLNQALDQLASNAPPSGFGLSSVGKGDLQNQVNGLALCRGDVSSADCTNCIATASQEIRERCPYRKGAAIWYDFCGLKYSNTKFFGKIDNRNTFYMWNLEERDDPAPFNEQVKRLLTSLSEKVEATKNLYVIGDVEIKPSEKLYGLVQCTRDLPSGGCKKCLDIAIGELPSCCDAKIGGRVVGGSCNFRYELYPIVDAQK
- the LOC111811792 gene encoding cysteine-rich repeat secretory protein 38-like — encoded protein: MSGSKPYLPILLLFLATIGNTITTTNGGYLYHTCSSSDNYTINSLYASNLKQALDRLTNSAPPSGFGLSSTGGKDLTNQVNGLALCRGDASPADCKNCVATAGQDIQQRCPYKRGAAIWYDSCLLKYSNAKFFGKNQNGGFRFYLRNVRDADDPTSFGEQVKNLLSGLSEKVKTSRNLYAIGELEIGGSKKVYGLVQCTRDLWTADCKKCLDDAIAELPYCCANGAKVGGRVVGGSCNFRYETYPFFTA